A window from Tenacibaculum singaporense encodes these proteins:
- a CDS encoding NAD(P)/FAD-dependent oxidoreductase, translated as MKNMKKIVVVGGGFAGLELIKGLGNSENYQIILVDSNNYNFFPPLIYQVSTGFMEPSAISYPFRKILRKFKNARFRLGTLEKVVPEENKIVVSNGDIEYDILVMATGTETNFFGNKSIQKYSLPMKTISDALSLRNVILTRFDRATRIQNPEERKKCLTFVIAGAGPTGVELSGILSEIKTSIIIKDYPELDKNDFGEIHLIDGQSSVLAPMSKKAQEYTSQKLSELGVTLTMNTMVNDFDGETVYLSNGEKIETKNLIWAAGVSAKTFDGFSKESFGPGRRLKTNQFNLVHSYDNIYALGDCALVLGDENYPNGHPQLAQPALQQAKNLAKNLDRKHGNWKTFQYNDKGSLAIIGRNKAVLDFPGQKQSLKGFVAWLIWIFVHIMGLVNFKNKVRTLYNWLGYYIYKDQYFRMIIKPTQRDTK; from the coding sequence ATGAAAAATATGAAAAAAATTGTCGTTGTTGGCGGCGGTTTTGCTGGATTAGAACTTATAAAAGGATTAGGAAATTCAGAAAATTATCAGATAATTCTAGTAGATAGTAACAACTACAATTTCTTTCCTCCTTTAATCTACCAAGTATCCACAGGCTTTATGGAACCATCTGCCATTAGCTATCCATTCAGAAAAATTTTAAGAAAATTTAAAAACGCCCGTTTTCGACTCGGCACTCTTGAAAAAGTTGTCCCAGAAGAAAACAAAATTGTAGTAAGTAATGGAGATATAGAATATGACATTTTAGTAATGGCTACCGGTACAGAAACTAATTTTTTTGGAAATAAAAGCATTCAAAAGTATAGTTTACCAATGAAAACTATTAGTGATGCCTTATCTCTTAGAAATGTTATTTTAACTCGATTTGACCGTGCTACTAGAATCCAGAATCCAGAAGAAAGGAAAAAGTGTTTAACTTTTGTGATCGCTGGTGCGGGTCCTACTGGTGTTGAACTTTCAGGAATTTTATCTGAAATTAAAACTTCAATTATCATAAAAGATTATCCAGAGTTAGATAAAAATGATTTTGGAGAAATACACCTTATCGATGGTCAAAGTTCTGTATTAGCTCCTATGTCAAAAAAAGCGCAAGAATACACTTCTCAAAAGCTAAGTGAACTCGGAGTTACTCTGACTATGAACACAATGGTTAACGACTTTGATGGTGAAACGGTATACTTATCAAACGGAGAAAAAATAGAAACCAAAAACCTTATTTGGGCAGCTGGTGTATCTGCAAAAACATTTGATGGTTTTTCAAAAGAAAGTTTTGGCCCTGGTAGAAGATTAAAAACAAATCAGTTTAACCTAGTGCATTCATATGATAATATTTATGCTTTGGGTGACTGTGCCTTAGTTTTAGGAGATGAAAACTACCCTAACGGACATCCACAATTAGCACAACCAGCATTACAGCAGGCAAAAAACTTGGCTAAAAACCTTGACAGAAAACATGGTAATTGGAAGACTTTTCAATACAACGACAAAGGCTCGTTAGCTATTATTGGAAGAAATAAGGCTGTACTTGATTTTCCTGGACAAAAACAATCTTTAAAAGGTTTTGTCGCTTGGTTAATTTGGATTTTTGTACATATTATGGGGCTTGTTAACTTCAAAAATAAAGTAAGAACTTTATACAACTGGTTAGGCTATTACATATATAAAGACCAATATTTTAGAATGATTATTAAACCTACTCAAAGAGATACTAAATAA
- a CDS encoding DJ-1/PfpI family protein has protein sequence MKNLSIVVILLFTIITVSCNSEKSKTNKKTEEVEQVISPSDTLTKHLKPFNPDLPTIGLLMFNGVLQGEVIATSDVFGKPNKDGKQLFNVIAIAETAKPITTEEGMHFVPDYTFENCPKLTALFVPSAYDMYAQVHNNKVVDFIKTKNQETQYTVSNCAGANLIGKSGIADGHKIVTWIGGGEQLQKDYPNLKVQNDSVVTFIKDGKFLSSNGNLASYISALELLEIMTNTEHRKFVESYLYLDQLKNWKK, from the coding sequence ATGAAAAATTTAAGCATTGTAGTAATACTACTTTTTACAATTATTACTGTTAGTTGTAATTCAGAAAAATCGAAAACCAATAAAAAAACAGAAGAAGTTGAACAAGTTATATCTCCATCTGACACACTAACTAAACACCTAAAGCCATTTAATCCTGATTTACCAACTATTGGACTTTTAATGTTTAATGGGGTTTTACAAGGAGAAGTTATAGCAACATCAGATGTTTTTGGAAAACCAAACAAAGATGGCAAACAACTTTTTAATGTAATAGCTATTGCTGAAACAGCTAAACCCATTACTACTGAAGAAGGAATGCATTTTGTTCCTGACTATACTTTTGAAAACTGCCCTAAACTAACAGCTTTGTTTGTACCAAGTGCATACGACATGTACGCACAAGTACACAATAATAAAGTTGTAGATTTTATAAAAACAAAAAATCAAGAAACCCAATACACTGTTAGTAATTGTGCTGGAGCTAATTTAATTGGTAAATCTGGCATAGCAGATGGTCATAAAATTGTAACATGGATTGGCGGCGGTGAGCAACTACAAAAAGACTATCCAAATTTAAAAGTGCAAAACGACAGCGTAGTGACTTTTATTAAGGATGGTAAGTTTTTATCTTCAAACGGAAATTTAGCTAGTTATATTTCAGCGTTAGAACTTCTCGAAATTATGACAAATACAGAACATAGAAAATTTGTTGAAAGCTATCTATACTTGGACCAACTTAAAAACTGGAAAAAATAA
- a CDS encoding acyl-CoA thioesterase — protein sequence MTTEEKIANSETRIFKAVFPNTTNHYDTLFGGTAMQLMDEVAFITATRFCRQKVVTVNSDKIDFKKPIPAGTIIELVGKVSYIGNKSLKVTVKIFTEQMYSHHREKAIEGEFTFVAIDENKNPIAVIKTGTEELHSSQEHN from the coding sequence ATGACCACAGAAGAAAAAATAGCAAATTCGGAAACACGTATTTTCAAAGCTGTATTTCCAAATACAACCAATCACTATGACACCCTTTTTGGAGGAACTGCCATGCAATTAATGGATGAAGTTGCTTTTATTACTGCAACACGATTCTGTAGGCAAAAAGTTGTAACCGTAAATAGTGATAAAATTGATTTTAAAAAGCCTATCCCTGCTGGAACTATTATTGAATTAGTAGGAAAAGTAAGTTATATAGGTAACAAAAGTTTAAAAGTCACCGTTAAAATTTTTACTGAACAGATGTACTCTCATCACAGAGAAAAAGCCATTGAAGGTGAATTTACATTTGTTGCTATTGATGAAAACAAAAATCCTATTGCTGTCATAAAAACTGGCACTGAAGAACTACATTCCTCACAAGAACATAACTAA
- a CDS encoding tRNA1(Val) (adenine(37)-N6)-methyltransferase, whose protein sequence is MKPFKFKEFIVHQDKTAMKVGTDAVLLGAWCNLGDYPDTMLDVGSGTGVISLMLAQRSDAMTIDAVEVDGDAYEQTVENFEQSDWGDRLFCYNASFVEFAEEMAEEEEEYDIIISNPPFYTDNYETEDVARNKARFTSSLSFEELLKGVSEILSENGRFSTIIPFKEEESFIELAKKHNLYLNRVCRVKGTPTTEIKRSLLELSFVESTIQEEELIIETKRHQYTDAYINLTKDFYLKM, encoded by the coding sequence ATGAAACCATTTAAATTTAAAGAGTTTATAGTGCATCAAGATAAAACAGCAATGAAAGTTGGTACTGATGCAGTATTGTTAGGTGCATGGTGTAATTTAGGAGATTATCCAGATACAATGCTAGATGTTGGTTCAGGTACAGGTGTTATTTCATTAATGTTAGCGCAACGAAGCGATGCCATGACTATTGATGCAGTAGAAGTAGATGGAGATGCTTATGAACAAACTGTAGAGAATTTTGAGCAGTCTGATTGGGGAGATAGACTCTTTTGTTACAATGCTTCTTTTGTAGAGTTTGCAGAAGAAATGGCAGAGGAAGAAGAAGAGTATGATATAATTATATCTAACCCGCCATTTTATACTGATAACTACGAAACAGAAGATGTAGCACGAAACAAAGCACGGTTTACGAGTTCTTTGTCTTTTGAAGAGTTATTAAAGGGAGTTAGTGAAATATTGTCCGAAAACGGAAGGTTTTCAACCATTATACCATTCAAAGAAGAAGAAAGCTTTATAGAACTAGCTAAAAAGCATAATTTATACCTAAACAGAGTTTGTCGAGTAAAAGGAACTCCTACTACTGAAATCAAACGTAGTTTATTAGAATTGTCTTTTGTAGAGAGTACAATCCAAGAAGAAGAGTTGATAATAGAAACAAAAAGGCACCAGTATACTGATGCCTATATTAATCTCACTAAAGATTTTTATTTGAAGATGTAA
- the mnmD gene encoding tRNA (5-methylaminomethyl-2-thiouridine)(34)-methyltransferase MnmD, which produces MKREIIITSDGSTTIHLPEWNEQYHSKHGAIQEAYHVFIRNGLKYVDAKNVSILEIGFGTGLNSFITLLEAKKEIDYVGVEAYPVAKEEVAKLNYVAELDADDKREFFEKIHEVSWEEKHNITPNFSLTKRKQFFAEITDENYFDLIYFDAFGARVQPDLWTEDIFRIMFAALKSEGVLVTYSAKGNVRRAMQAVGFDVERLPGPPGKREMLRATKVGE; this is translated from the coding sequence ATAAAACGAGAAATTATCATAACGTCCGATGGTTCTACAACCATTCATTTACCAGAATGGAATGAACAATATCATTCTAAACACGGAGCAATACAAGAAGCATATCATGTATTCATTAGAAATGGACTGAAGTATGTTGATGCTAAAAATGTTTCTATTCTAGAAATAGGCTTTGGTACAGGACTTAATTCTTTTATCACGTTATTGGAAGCTAAAAAGGAGATTGATTATGTTGGAGTAGAGGCATATCCTGTAGCTAAAGAAGAAGTAGCAAAATTAAATTATGTTGCGGAGTTGGACGCCGATGACAAAAGAGAATTTTTTGAAAAAATTCACGAAGTTTCTTGGGAAGAAAAACACAACATTACTCCCAATTTTTCATTAACTAAGCGTAAACAGTTTTTTGCTGAAATTACTGATGAGAATTATTTCGATTTAATTTATTTTGATGCTTTTGGAGCAAGAGTACAACCTGACTTGTGGACAGAAGATATTTTTAGAATTATGTTTGCTGCGCTAAAATCAGAAGGTGTCTTGGTAACTTACTCAGCAAAGGGAAATGTAAGACGAGCAATGCAAGCAGTAGGTTTTGATGTTGAACGTTTACCTGGGCCTCCAGGTAAAAGAGAAATGTTACGAGCTACGAAAGTAGGCGAGTAA
- a CDS encoding DUF4920 domain-containing protein encodes MKRLLVFAIVLSIAIVACKVEKKNETSDVNNSEEQKIEYVSFGDEITDVDAISAEEMRTKFKNLKKGDTLNIKFTSTINEVCKKKGCWMKLDLGEEQESMVRFKEYGFFMPLNADNKEVVVNGKAFVTEISVEELQHYAKDAGKSEEEIAKITEPKYTYAFEADGVLMKK; translated from the coding sequence ATGAAAAGACTACTAGTTTTTGCTATAGTTTTAAGTATAGCAATTGTTGCTTGTAAAGTTGAGAAGAAAAATGAAACTTCTGATGTAAATAACTCTGAAGAACAAAAGATAGAATATGTATCGTTTGGAGATGAGATTACAGATGTGGATGCTATTTCTGCTGAAGAAATGCGTACTAAATTTAAAAATTTAAAAAAGGGAGATACCTTGAATATAAAATTTACTTCAACTATAAATGAAGTGTGTAAGAAAAAAGGGTGTTGGATGAAGTTAGATTTAGGTGAAGAACAAGAGTCAATGGTGCGTTTTAAAGAGTATGGTTTTTTCATGCCTTTAAATGCAGATAATAAAGAAGTGGTAGTAAACGGTAAAGCTTTTGTTACTGAGATTTCTGTTGAGGAATTACAACATTATGCTAAAGATGCAGGAAAATCAGAAGAAGAAATAGCAAAAATTACAGAACCAAAATACACTTATGCTTTTGAGGCTGATGGAGTGTTGATGAAAAAATAA
- a CDS encoding branched-chain amino acid aminotransferase, which translates to MNIDIELIQESKIDTVDFNNLAFGRTFTDHMLICDFADGEWKTPKIMPYGPLSFEPSARVFHYGQAVFEGMKAYKDDNDDVFLFRPDENFHRINKSGARLAMPPVPENVFFEGLKKLLELDNAWIKKGIGNSLYIRPFIIASEGAIAASPAEEYKFIIICSPAQSYYAGEVRVIFAEEYSRSADGGVGFAKAAGNYAAQFYPTSLAHKEGYQQIIWTDANTHEYLEEAGTMNIFFRIGDKLVTAPTNDRILDGVTRKSIIQLAKDYNIDIEVRRVSVAEIKEAARQGELKEIFGSGTAAVINPIKGFKHQNEAFELPEISDSYASFFKDKLLNIQYNKLEDKHNWRVKI; encoded by the coding sequence ATGAATATTGATATTGAGCTTATACAAGAGTCAAAAATAGATACAGTAGATTTTAACAACTTAGCTTTTGGTCGCACTTTTACTGACCACATGTTAATCTGTGACTTTGCTGATGGAGAATGGAAAACACCTAAAATTATGCCTTACGGACCTTTATCGTTTGAGCCTTCTGCTAGAGTTTTTCATTATGGTCAGGCTGTTTTTGAAGGAATGAAAGCTTACAAAGATGATAATGATGATGTATTTTTATTCCGTCCAGACGAGAATTTTCATAGAATCAATAAATCTGGTGCTCGTTTAGCAATGCCTCCAGTTCCTGAAAATGTATTTTTTGAAGGATTAAAAAAACTTCTTGAACTAGATAATGCATGGATTAAAAAAGGAATAGGAAACTCATTATACATTCGTCCGTTTATTATTGCTTCTGAAGGAGCTATTGCTGCTTCACCTGCTGAAGAATATAAATTCATAATTATTTGCTCACCTGCTCAATCGTATTACGCTGGTGAAGTTAGAGTTATTTTTGCTGAAGAGTATAGTCGTTCTGCTGATGGTGGTGTTGGTTTTGCTAAAGCGGCTGGTAACTATGCAGCACAATTTTACCCTACTAGTTTAGCTCACAAAGAAGGTTATCAACAAATTATTTGGACTGATGCTAATACTCATGAATATCTAGAAGAAGCTGGTACAATGAACATCTTTTTTAGAATAGGAGATAAACTTGTAACTGCACCAACTAATGACCGTATTTTAGATGGTGTTACTCGTAAATCGATCATTCAACTTGCAAAAGATTATAATATAGACATTGAAGTAAGAAGAGTTTCAGTTGCTGAAATTAAAGAAGCTGCAAGGCAAGGTGAGCTAAAGGAGATCTTTGGTTCTGGTACTGCTGCTGTTATAAATCCTATAAAAGGGTTTAAACACCAAAATGAAGCCTTTGAACTACCTGAAATAAGTGATTCTTATGCTTCTTTCTTTAAAGATAAGCTACTTAACATTCAATATAACAAATTGGAAGACAAGCATAACTGGAGGGTGAAAATTTAA
- a CDS encoding TlpA family protein disulfide reductase produces MRNIIPALLSIGVGFAVSFFGLDFYSDSLKNENKIVAQSNEITTPVETVETSKEETPEEDLTVNESSTGSISVDSEDIQKSFDNWEAYTKENIDLMSTFTPLDDEGAVMEKGIFLTLLRTGAYIPIKSEKDGKVQYQLTGINGSADEKIKKSIVSKASIAHQYFKMEGKKLPDYNFVDLKGKAHNKADTKGKLLVLKCWFITCKVCVEEFPELNELVDKYKDDKIEFVSLAFDKKDELVEFLETKEFKYPTIPKQKEYMAKKLKVKQYPTHLIVDSNGIIIKMVNNVKTLTSELERIMGK; encoded by the coding sequence ATGAGAAATATTATACCTGCTTTATTATCAATAGGAGTTGGTTTTGCTGTTTCGTTTTTTGGCTTAGATTTTTATTCTGATTCATTAAAAAATGAAAATAAAATCGTAGCCCAAAGTAATGAAATTACTACTCCTGTAGAGACTGTAGAAACTTCTAAAGAAGAAACTCCTGAAGAAGATTTAACGGTTAATGAATCTTCAACAGGTTCAATTTCTGTTGATAGTGAAGATATTCAGAAAAGTTTTGATAATTGGGAAGCTTATACAAAGGAAAACATTGACTTAATGTCAACTTTTACTCCTTTAGATGATGAAGGAGCTGTTATGGAAAAGGGAATCTTTTTAACCTTACTTCGTACGGGTGCATACATTCCTATTAAATCTGAAAAAGATGGTAAAGTACAATATCAACTTACAGGGATTAACGGTTCTGCAGACGAAAAAATCAAGAAATCAATTGTTAGCAAAGCCTCAATAGCACATCAATATTTTAAAATGGAAGGTAAAAAACTTCCTGATTATAATTTTGTTGATTTAAAAGGTAAGGCACACAATAAAGCCGATACAAAAGGAAAATTGTTAGTATTAAAATGCTGGTTTATTACTTGTAAGGTATGTGTTGAAGAGTTTCCTGAACTAAATGAATTGGTTGATAAGTACAAGGATGACAAAATAGAATTTGTTAGTTTGGCTTTTGATAAAAAAGATGAACTTGTTGAGTTTTTAGAAACTAAAGAGTTTAAATATCCAACCATCCCTAAACAAAAAGAGTATATGGCTAAAAAGCTAAAAGTAAAGCAATACCCTACTCATTTAATTGTAGATTCTAATGGTATTATTATTAAAATGGTTAACAATGTTAAAACATTAACATCAGAATTAGAAAGAATTATGGGTAAATAG
- a CDS encoding pyrophosphohydrolase domain-containing protein, with protein sequence MKKRIEAVHEFHSAFGLGIKNEPTANIGEERNLLRYNLMKEENEEYLEAAQNNDLVEVADALGDMLYILCGTIIEHGMQHKIEEVFNEIQRSNMSKLGEDGKPIYREDGKVLKGPNYFKPNIKEILDK encoded by the coding sequence ATGAAAAAAAGAATTGAAGCAGTACATGAATTTCATAGTGCATTTGGGTTAGGAATTAAAAATGAACCCACCGCTAATATAGGTGAAGAAAGAAATTTACTTCGTTATAATTTAATGAAAGAAGAAAATGAAGAGTATTTAGAAGCTGCCCAAAATAACGATTTGGTTGAAGTAGCTGATGCTTTAGGTGATATGTTGTATATTTTATGTGGAACTATAATAGAGCATGGAATGCAACATAAAATAGAGGAAGTATTCAATGAGATACAACGAAGTAATATGAGTAAATTAGGAGAAGATGGTAAGCCAATTTATCGTGAAGATGGTAAGGTGCTTAAAGGACCAAATTACTTCAAACCAAACATAAAAGAGATATTAGATAAATAA
- a CDS encoding HAD family hydrolase, whose translation MKKENLIVFDIDDTLTKSENQHQEAYVEAMKSFGITKVNQDWKSYKNMTDSYILKRNYEVNFNTAFSFSFIPEFEEKMTELLLSLTKTEEIQGAGEIVDFFMKETDYAICFATGSLLKPALIKLEQAGINFVPNLVEASNNLFTREEIVNSAIQKAKSYFQVEEFKNIISVGDGIWDLRTAKNLGVNFLGIRNKNLSDFKEEGIKSHIEDWTRFNFQKVKTELQII comes from the coding sequence ATGAAAAAGGAAAATTTAATAGTATTTGATATTGATGATACATTAACTAAAAGTGAAAATCAACATCAAGAAGCGTATGTAGAAGCTATGAAAAGTTTTGGAATAACTAAAGTAAACCAAGACTGGAAAAGTTATAAAAACATGACAGATAGTTATATCTTAAAAAGAAACTATGAAGTCAATTTTAATACAGCTTTTAGTTTTTCTTTTATTCCTGAATTTGAAGAAAAAATGACGGAACTACTATTGTCCTTAACAAAAACAGAAGAAATACAAGGAGCAGGAGAAATAGTTGATTTTTTTATGAAAGAAACCGATTATGCTATTTGTTTTGCAACAGGTTCATTATTAAAACCAGCATTAATTAAATTAGAACAAGCAGGTATAAACTTTGTTCCGAATTTAGTAGAAGCATCAAATAATTTATTCACAAGAGAAGAAATTGTAAACTCAGCAATTCAAAAAGCAAAAAGTTATTTTCAAGTAGAAGAATTCAAAAATATTATTTCGGTAGGAGACGGAATATGGGATTTAAGAACTGCAAAAAACTTAGGAGTAAACTTTTTAGGTATCAGAAATAAAAATTTATCAGATTTTAAAGAAGAAGGAATTAAGAGTCATATTGAAGATTGGACAAGATTTAATTTTCAAAAAGTAAAAACAGAATTACAAATCATATAA
- a CDS encoding SDR family NAD(P)-dependent oxidoreductase, with translation MEKTKTAIIFGGTSGIGKGLVEKLIQENYIVAVTGRRLEKLKELKKKYFNQVLIKQNDIQQVDEVEKVFNELVNELGEVHLVIQSSGVGFVNPKLDWDKQEQTINTNVLGVTKLYALAYKLFKKQGFGHLVGISSIASLRGNRAAPDYFSSKAYQKAYLESLYIKTKSIKTKKVFISDIRPGFVDTAMALGDGIFWMVPLEKAVNQIYSAIKRKKRVAYISKRWRLIAWVLKIVPARILKMAT, from the coding sequence ATGGAGAAAACTAAAACAGCAATTATTTTTGGAGGCACTTCTGGTATTGGAAAAGGACTTGTAGAAAAACTAATACAAGAAAATTATATCGTAGCGGTAACCGGGAGAAGGCTCGAAAAACTGAAAGAGTTAAAGAAGAAGTATTTCAATCAAGTTCTTATTAAGCAAAATGATATCCAACAAGTTGATGAGGTAGAAAAAGTGTTTAATGAGTTAGTAAATGAATTAGGAGAAGTTCATTTGGTGATACAATCTTCAGGAGTTGGATTTGTAAACCCAAAGTTAGACTGGGATAAACAAGAGCAAACTATAAACACGAATGTTTTAGGTGTAACAAAACTATATGCATTAGCTTATAAATTGTTTAAAAAACAAGGTTTTGGTCATTTAGTCGGTATTTCTTCTATCGCTTCACTACGTGGAAATAGAGCAGCACCAGATTATTTCTCTTCTAAAGCATATCAAAAAGCGTATTTAGAGAGTTTGTATATCAAAACAAAATCTATTAAAACAAAAAAAGTTTTTATTTCAGATATTCGTCCGGGGTTTGTTGATACAGCAATGGCTTTAGGTGATGGTATTTTTTGGATGGTTCCTCTAGAAAAAGCAGTTAATCAAATTTATTCAGCAATAAAACGAAAAAAACGAGTAGCTTATATCTCAAAAAGATGGAGGTTAATAGCTTGGGTACTAAAAATAGTACCAGCAAGAATTTTAAAAATGGCAACATAA
- a CDS encoding ion channel, with amino-acid sequence MAKKVKDPGLGYSSSSNAQRIINADGSSNVVHANRRFGADDLYTFFIELPWWQFFTLILIGYSLLNVLFAFVYVFIGIEQITPSKGNFLDDLLNGFFFSAQTLTTVGYGGIAPKGIAANVIAAFEAMIGLLSFSFITGLLYGRFSKAKASIRFSENLILRDFKEGRALMFRLMNRRKTVMIEPEITVTLSLSEKKLNGEYKRQFYELKLERNKIMYLPTVWTVVHEIDEKSPLYKYSNKEISELDGVLYVLTQYHEESFGQKVYQITSYNFSSLEIDVKYTSSFYFDEAGNTVLDHSKLSEISKMN; translated from the coding sequence ATGGCAAAAAAAGTAAAAGACCCTGGCTTAGGTTATAGCTCTAGTAGTAATGCACAAAGAATAATTAATGCAGATGGTAGCTCTAATGTAGTACATGCAAATAGAAGGTTTGGAGCAGATGATCTGTATACTTTTTTTATAGAATTACCGTGGTGGCAGTTTTTTACATTGATACTTATTGGATATTCATTGTTGAATGTTCTTTTTGCATTTGTATATGTGTTTATTGGAATAGAACAAATAACACCTTCAAAAGGAAATTTTTTAGACGACCTTTTAAATGGTTTTTTCTTTAGTGCACAAACCTTAACAACGGTAGGGTATGGGGGAATAGCGCCTAAAGGTATTGCAGCTAATGTAATTGCAGCTTTCGAAGCAATGATAGGCTTGTTGAGCTTTTCATTTATTACTGGATTGTTGTATGGGCGTTTTTCAAAAGCAAAAGCATCTATCCGTTTTAGTGAAAATTTAATTTTAAGAGATTTTAAAGAAGGAAGAGCATTAATGTTTCGGTTAATGAATCGTCGTAAAACAGTAATGATAGAGCCTGAAATAACTGTAACCTTATCACTATCAGAAAAAAAGTTAAACGGAGAATACAAACGACAATTTTATGAACTAAAACTAGAAAGAAATAAAATTATGTATTTACCAACTGTTTGGACAGTCGTACATGAAATAGATGAAAAAAGTCCGTTATATAAATATTCAAATAAAGAAATAAGTGAGTTAGATGGAGTTCTTTATGTTTTAACGCAATACCATGAAGAATCTTTTGGGCAAAAAGTATATCAAATTACTTCGTACAATTTTTCTTCTCTTGAAATAGATGTGAAATACACATCATCATTTTATTTTGATGAAGCAGGAAACACTGTGTTAGATCACTCAAAATTAAGTGAAATATCAAAAATGAATTAG